The genomic window TGCTGCGCTGCCCCACCGCCTGGATGCGCTGTTCGAGCGCCCGCATAGAAGCTTCGTAGGACTGCAAAGCAGCGCGTTTGGCCGTAAAGCTACCTGCCGCGACGGTGGCACGCTCAAATTCAGCACGGGCAGCAGCCATATCCGTCCGAATCTTCGTGATGGACGTGGAGTTGATGTTACGAGCTGCTGTGGACAGCCCACCCATGACCCGTTCCAGGTTGCGAGCTTCGGTACTGCCTGCGCGTAAACCCGTGGCGAGCGAAGCCCCAGCCGTGCGGATGCGCTCCATTTCGCGCAAGTAGGTACGCAGACCAATCGCGCCCCGCTCGTATTGCGACTGCGCTACCCCTAGCTCACGTCCTAGCTGCTGAATGCCCGCGCCCGCCGAAGTGCCGACCCGCCCCAAAGCCTGCGCGACCGTGCCGGATGCCGCCCGCAAAGCATCCAATTTCCGTTGCTGATCCGCTGTGAGCACCCCGAGGCTCCGCAGCGAGACGATTTCAGCGTCAATCTGCGCTTTCAGGGCGCGGGTGGCCGTTTCAAACTGAGCAGTGGAGAGAATGTTGTTCCGCAAGTCACCTTGCAGGGCCTTGAGCTGGGCGGCATACGGATTGAGGTTCGCTCCACCGCCACCCCCGCCGCCCCCAGCGGGTGGCCCGTTAGGAGGCCGCGTGTTGCGGATTTCCGCCAAGACGCGCTTCAGCTCAGCGACAACCGCCTGAAACTGAGTAATCATGGCTGTTCCGCCAGAGAGGATGGCCCCAAAACCCGCCGTGTTGATGTTGAACAAGCCCGACACCGTGGTGCCGAGACTGGTCAGCAGAGTGCGAATCTGCGCGATCCGGGTAGCCGCGTCTGCCGAGTCGATGGCGATCTTGACTGTCTTTTCGCCCTTCAGGCCGGACAGGGCGGCGTTCAGCTCAGCCTTGGTGGGGGCCTTGAGCTTGACGGTGGCTTCCAGCTTGAGGCCGGTCAGCCCGGCCAACTGGGTCTGGGCCTGCTTGGCAAAGTCTTGCAGGGCCTGCCGGGCACGCCCGGTGTTGGCGGTGACGTCTAAATGGGCCGACGCGACTTGAGTAGACAGAGAAGATCACCTCCACGCGATCAAAAAACCGCCCCAAAAGGCGGTTTTGTAGCTACATCAGGATTCAGAGCTAATGGATGTCTTGAACTGCGTAGCCTGCAAACAGAACAGGCGTTTTATATTCTCCAGTCACAAATGCATGGAAGGTGCGAGGGGGCACGCCAAGGCTTTTGGCCGTTTTTAAAATATTTACAAACTCCTGCCTTGTGCCATCGGGGTGTATCAAAACTCGCCGCTGTGTTGGGAATCTGCGGTTGTTTGGATCTCTTTTGGCGACTACCCTCGCTTCTTCTAGAGCAACATTTGATTCCCAAGCCTCTCGCGACATGGTGGCGAGGCGACATGAATATCCTTTGTAGGTTCGTTTTGAACCTTTGCCCACTTGAAACATCGTGCTGGTGTGAAGCTCACGCTCACGGCAGAACTGGCCCAAATGCTGCACTTCTTCTTCCCGCCCATCAGGAAACGTGACGATGTAAGCCTGCGCCTTAGCAACGTTTTGCTTAAGCAGTAACGCCTTGGTTTCCTCAGTGTGCTGGTACCCCGTGACGCGTCCGGCTTGCGGGAGGGCGTTGTACCCACCGCGCTTGTTGTACGCCCCCAAAAACTCAATCCAAGCCTGCTCAATTGTTATCAGCAAGTCTTCCCGATCCACTAACTCCAGCACTTTGAAGGCAAAGGCTTTTTCTCCATCTCGCGTCCATGCGCGTTGTAACCGGGGCGAGTGATGCCTTCCCGAGCGCAGAAGATGTCGGTGTTGACTCCATCTCTGCCGCAAGCAGCCTGCGCTCCCAACATAAACCTGTCCCGATGAGCAGTGTTGGATGACATAGATTCCTGCGACCCGTTTAGACAGTGCCCAGTCCTTCTGCTTTGCAATAAAGCACGGCTTGCAGCGAGCTGCCCAAGCGCCCCTATCGCGGTAAAAGAATTTGGAAGTCTCGGGCAAAATACGCTGACATTTCGTGCATTGACGCTCCCCAACCACAGCCGACTTACCCATCTCTTTTGCACCCCACTTCAAACCGCGCTGGGCGGTACTCCCAAGGCATCTTGTCTGACTTCGCCCGGTTGCAGTCGGGGCACGCGCATACGAGGTTGTTCATATAGTTGCTGCCCCCTTTGCTGAGCGGAATGAAATGGTCTACCTGAAACTTGTTCGGGCCGATGAGGTCAAGCTTTTCATCACAGTAATGACATAGCCCTTTCTGTTTGCCGAACCTGATCTGAACATCCCACTTGTCGAAGCTGCCAACCGCGCCGTGTTGCTGGGCGCGGCGGCGATGCTTCGACCTGTACGCATCGCCGCCGCGAATCACTCGTGATCTCGCCTGTGATTGCGCCAGAGGTGCATCCGCAGGGCGCTCAGCACCAAACTGGCCGTGTGGCGATCATTTTCGGTATCGAAAGCAATCAGGAACCGCCCGTCTTGGTCAACCTCTACGGTAGTCGCAATAAGGCTGCTGATGGATTCCAGCTCATTAATGCTGATGCTGACGTTCGCCAGCTTATATTTCCTGTCCAACTGGGGGGTGGACTTCATCATGCCGCCCGCTCCTTGCCGTGCGTGAAGGACAGAAAAGCCAGCACCGTGTCCCGTTCGTCAGCGGTCAAGAGGGCGAGGCTGTAGACAGGCGTGTCCAGTGCAGCGGAGGCGAAGCCGTAATGCTCTTTGCTCGGCACACCAGCGCGGGCCAAACGGCGGTGAAGGCTTTCGGCGGCAGGCTTGCCGATAGCGGCGGGTTCCAGCTTCTCACTGATGACGGTCAGGTCGTGAGCGCCGTGCAGCAGGGCGATGGCTTTGATGGCCTCTACGGGCTCACAGTTGACTGTGCCTTCGATGCCTGCCGCCGTGCGGGTCAGGGTCACGATGTCACGTGCTTTGTCCGTCACCACACCGCATTCGCGGTACAGGGTGACAACTTCCCAAGTGCGGGTGATGGCGGGTGCTTTTGCGTGTGCTTCGGTGTAAACTGTCATTAAT from Deinococcus sp. QL22 includes these protein-coding regions:
- a CDS encoding GIY-YIG nuclease family protein; translation: MGKSAVVGERQCTKCQRILPETSKFFYRDRGAWAARCKPCFIAKQKDWALSKRVAGIYVIQHCSSGQVYVGSAGCLRQRWSQHRHLLRSGRHHSPRLQRAWTRDGEKAFAFKVLELVDREDLLITIEQAWIEFLGAYNKRGGYNALPQAGRVTGYQHTEETKALLLKQNVAKAQAYIVTFPDGREEEVQHLGQFCRERELHTSTMFQVGKGSKRTYKGYSCRLATMSREAWESNVALEEARVVAKRDPNNRRFPTQRRVLIHPDGTRQEFVNILKTAKSLGVPPRTFHAFVTGEYKTPVLFAGYAVQDIH
- a CDS encoding HNH endonuclease, whose translation is MIRGGDAYRSKHRRRAQQHGAVGSFDKWDVQIRFGKQKGLCHYCDEKLDLIGPNKFQVDHFIPLSKGGSNYMNNLVCACPDCNRAKSDKMPWEYRPARFEVGCKRDG